A window of the Saccharomyces eubayanus strain FM1318 chromosome II, whole genome shotgun sequence genome harbors these coding sequences:
- the SAS4 gene encoding Sas4p yields the protein MEPVEKAKNDSKRSLRSKAQNEHGEIEKFDFDTEEYEVNPKRKLRLVSRINPNARHLRKAKSQLHITAKIASVVPHEEHAKEAASQQPVLKSPAMMSTFCSEVEEKKKTITKMILNIENHELNLSNNNSTEDLLPDCIYQSYHKKMLKQENRMIQSDVVNSENEADRLSLISDRLDMLNWTTTLQKVTKINDPTDKNEMETKRYQTKELIDSMLSKFESMKKKSYKLARRPASSDSLLKLVSSKDWPKLYTRIDXTFIPDYASSSDEEEDDIIVEEIRQRRLKKREQQCGGSIIILLSDHQSQKGMTRFAIVAEPLRKPYVIKTSHAERTLWKTKAPLNPKKFRKNFRAPTQVAIKKRKLAIPLTMEVEPEIIRDIRHKLQESLKSNAIEEEMAIADTDESGVKNNSRDTPEPPILTVPETTPFDYTFASTASETLPGSSKKIATVGTNIETSFTIVPSVDEDKFVKAHNGIISDSDITILPVRKRKKA from the coding sequence ATGGAACCAGTggaaaaagcaaagaatGATTCTAAAAGGTCACTAAGATCAAAGGCTCAAAACGAGCATGgggaaattgaaaagtttgattttgatacAGAAGAATATGAAGTCAACCCTAAAAGGAAACTAAGACTGGTTAGCAGGATAAATCCAAACGCGAGGCATTTAAGGAAGGCTAAATCCCAACTTCATATTACAGCGAAAATTGCAAGCGTTGTTCCTCATGAAGAGCATGCTAAGGAAGCGGCTAGTCAGCAACCTGTATTGAAATCTCCCGCCATGATGAGCACTTTCTGTAGTGAGgtcgaagaaaagaaaaaaacaattacGAAGATGATACTTAATATTGAAAACCATGAATTAAATTTATCGAACAACAACTCAACAGAGGATTTGCTTCCCGATTGTATATATCAATCTTACCATAAGAAAATGCTGAAGCAAGAAAATAGGATGATTCAATCAGATGTCGTGAACAGCGAAAATGAAGCAGATAGgctttctttgatatctGATAGATTGGATATGTTAAACTGGACAACAACACTGCAAAAGGTTACCAAAATAAACGATCCCACAGACAAGAATGAAATGGAGACCAAACGCTACCAGACAAAAGAGCTAATTGATTCCATGCTAAGTAAATTTGAAtccatgaaaaaaaagagctaTAAATTAGCTCGAAGGCCAGCATCAAGCGACTCTTTGCTAAAACTGGTCAGTAGTAAAGACTGGCCTAAACTATATACACGGATTGACCRAACTTTCATCCCGGATTATGCAAGCTCAtctgatgaagaggaagatgatATAATAGTCGAGGAAATAAGGCAGAGGCggttaaagaaaagagaacagCAATGCGGCGGCTctattataatattactAAGTGACCATCAATCGCAAAAAGGAATGACACGGTTTGCTATTGTAGCTGAGCCGCTACGGAAGCCGTATGTGATCAAAACGTCACATGCAGAGAGAACTTTATGGAAGACGAAAGCGCCTTTGAACCCAAAGAAGTTCAGAAAGAATTTTCGAGCACCAACACAAGTAgctataaagaaaagaaaactagCTATCCCTTTGACTATGGAGGTAGAACCAGAGATCATTCGAGATATAAGACACAAACTACAAGAATCTCTAAAATCAAATGCTATAGAGGAGGAAATGGCGATAGCAGATACTGATGAGTCGGGGGTCAAAAATAATTCTAGGGACACTCCGGAACCTCCAATTCTAACCGTTCCAGAAACGACACCATTTGACTATACCTTTGCGTCAACTGCATCTGAGACTTTACCGGGCTCTTCCAAAAAGATAGCTACGGTGGGCACGAACATAGAGACAAGTTTCACAATAGTGCCTTCTGTTGACGAAGATAAATTCGTAAAAGCGCACAATGGCATTATTAGTGATTCGGATATCACCATCTTGCCTGTccgcaaaagaaaaaaagcttgA
- the CDC1 gene encoding putative lipid phosphatase CDC1: MAYRNRSKSVLSKQSKKSDDKAHYKSHSKKKSKSKSKSKKKLRIYWRYISIIWVLWLGLVYYYESMVVKRAMKKCQWSSWENWPEGAESHKVGLFADPQIMDDYSYPGRPKIVNYFTRVLLDHYHKRNWKYVQYYLDPDSNFFLGDLFDGGREWDDEYWIKEYTRFNKIFPKKPLRRTIMSLPGNHDIGFGDTVVESSLQRFSSYFGETSTSMEVGNHTFVLLDTISLSDKKNPSVSKVPMEFLDNFSMGSHPQPKILLTHVPLYRNAELQSCGELRESKKLFPIESGKQYQTVIDSEISQQILTQVQPELLFSGDDHDYCHVSHSYPFHGETKIAEEITVKSCAMNMGINRPAIQLLSLYNPSDLKTVNAGEEYESKTYQTELCYMPDPYKSIRMYLFGLLWSFFFVLYMHFLPKSFNGHVATRMDRLLTRSHSGNSALPLPASVSKSKSKKSSAHSKYSVNETRSTKQFLVNVGILFASVMPIFIYFYSIV, from the coding sequence ATGGCATACCGTAACAGATCGAAAAGTGTTTTATCCAAACAAAGCAAGAAGAGCGATGATAAAGCACACTATAAATCacattcaaagaagaaatcaaagagcaagagcaagagcaaAAAGAAGTTGAGAATCTATTGGAGATACATTTCTATCATATGGGTTCTATGGTTGGGATTGGTATATTACTATGAATCAATGGTTGTCAAGAGAGCAATGAAAAAGTGCCAATGGTCTAGTTGGGAAAACTGGCCTGAGGGCGCCGAAAGCCATAAGGTGGGTTTATTTGCCGATCCACAAATCATGGATGACTATTCATATCCGGGAAGGCCAAAAATAGTGAACTACTTCACAAGGGTGCTCCTTGACCACTACCATAAGAGAAATTGGAAGTACGTTCAGTATTACTTGGACCCTGAtagcaatttcttccttgGTGATCTATTTGATGGTGGTAGAGAGTGGGATGATGAGTACTGGATTAAAGAGTATACGAGGTTCAACAAAATCTTCCCTAAAAAGCCATTGAGAAGAACAATTATGTCGTTACCGGGCAACCATGATATTGGTTTTGGAGACACAGTCGTTGAGTCGAGCTTACAAAGGTTTTCTAGTTACTTCGGAGAAACTTCAACTTCCATGGAAGTTGGTAATCATACGTTCGTGCTTTTAGATACAATTTCACTTTcagataagaaaaatccaaGCGTTTCAAAAGTCCCAATGGAATTTCTAGATAATTTCTCGATGGGCTCACATCCACAACCCAAAATTCTTCTGACTCATGTTCCCTTATACAGGAATGCAGAACTACAATCTTGTGGGGAATTGCGTGAATCTAAAAAACTTTTCCCTATTGAAAGTGGTAAGCAGTACCAAACAGTCATAGATAGTGAGATATCGCAGCAAATTTTAACACAAGTTCAACCAGAACTCTTATTTTCCGGAGATGATCATGACTATTGCCACGTATCGCATTCATATCCGTTTCATGGAGAAACCAAGATTGCTGAAGAAATCACTGTAAAATCATGTGCAATGAATATGGGGATCAATAGGCCAGCTATCCAACTACTTTCCTTATATAATCCTTCAGATCTGAAAACGGTAAATGCCGGTGAAGAATATGAGTCAAAAACTTATCAAACAGAATTATGTTATATGCCAGATCCGTACAAATCCATCAGAATGTACTTATTTGGGTTATTATggtcctttttttttgtcctttACATGCATTTCCTCCCAAAATCATTTAACGGTCATGTAGCAACCAGAATGGATAGATTACTTACGCGTTCTCACAGTGGTAATTCCGCTTTGCCATTACCTGCAAGTGTTTCCAAatccaaatccaaaaaatcCTCGGCACATTCAAAATACTCTGTTAATGAAACGCGTTCGACCAAACAGTTCTTAGTCAATGTAGGTATACTATTTGCATCTGTGATGCCAATTtttatctatttttatAGTATAGTATAA
- the PLP1 gene encoding Plp1p: protein MQDKLDGYYANILSNAGKDEDTTDDYDKTSDEENLEEILAELDKELDDDHEFMSAYRSERLQEISDHLKQVKKNVQDDGYGELQYIDNEADAINICTKTNMVVIHFELESFGKCQYMNEKLEILARKHLTTRFIKVNVGTCPFLVNKLNVKVLPFVLGYKNGLEKVRYVGFSRLGNDPNGFDIKRLEESLTLSGVIEDEFKTKNRSFGNAKSFTSRSDSDSDSGLDI from the coding sequence ATGCAAGATAAATTAGACGGATACTATGCGAATATACTTTCAAATGCTGGGAAAGACGAGGATACGACTGACGATTACGACAAGACcagtgatgaagaaaatctaGAGGAGATACTGGCGGAACTAGATAAAGAACTGGACGATGATCATGAATTTATGAGTGCGTATAGATCGGAGAGACTACAAGAAATATCGGATCACTTAAAacaagtaaagaaaaatgttcaaGACGATGGATATGGTGAACTACAATATATTGACAATGAAGCCGATGCTATTAACATATGTACAAAAACTAACATGGTTGTAATACATTTTGAATTAGAGTCATTCGGGAAGTGCCAGTACATGAATGAGAAACTGGAAATCTTGGCTAGGAAACATCTAACTACAAGATTTATTAAAGTAAATGTTGGAACGTGTCCTTTTCTAGTCAATAAACTAAATGTTAAAGTACTGCCGTTTGTACTAGGTTATAAAAATGGTCTGGAAAAAGTCCGTTATGTTGGCTTTAGCAGATTAGGTAACGATCCAAACGGATTTGATATTAAAAGACTGGAAGAGTCTCTGACGCTTTCAGGAgttattgaagatgaattcAAAACCAAGAATCGATCATTTGGTAATGCGAAATCTTTTACTTCCAGAAGTGATAGTGATAGCGACAGTGGTTTAGATATTTAG
- the ATC1 gene encoding Atc1p, with protein sequence MNTNQSNLNTDLSDDTNIEHTLHRLLTQANNHFDDTVKIDGHSLDLGKDLEQVMMDTLDCTDIFDSDIVSEKHLTLDSLFHDEHNTDSSTLLNIQKSANDSLVAIDLDGHNHNNDFIDKSSSHENTHQNSLHKADREAKKYKIDKNVTKKKKSVLNITNEPMLSPASISPSPSLASSDTNESHLKIESMITNITSKIDSARQDIVSATKPAKLTNEFTMNQISEMKARIINTHKLLLNFNFIKEGYARSCIQLKKTMDSLKDSEIHRAHLLVENDDLKQQVFELTQKLNERQPKEI encoded by the coding sequence ATGAACACAAATCAGTCCAATTTGAACACAGATTTATCCGATGATACCAATATAGAACACACGTTGCACCGACTGCTCACCCAGGCAAACAATCATTTTGACGATACAGTGAAGATTGATGGGCACAGTTTGGACTTAGGAAAAGACTTGGAACAAGTTATGATGGATACTTTGGACTGTACCGATATCTTCGATTCCGATATAGTCTCAGAAAAGCATTTGACATTAGACTCTCTATTTCACGATGAACACAACACCGACTCTAGCACTCTCTtgaatattcaaaagagcGCTAATGATAGCCTGGTCGCAATAGACCTTGACGGGCACAATCACaataatgattttattGACAAGTCATCGTCACACGAAAATACACATCAAAACTCCTTACACAAAGCTGATAGAGAGGCCAAGAAATATAAGATAGATAAAAATGttaccaagaaaaaaaagagtgtATTAAACATCACAAATGAACCCATGTTATCGCCTGCATCCATATCACCTTCACCTTCTTTAGCTTCATCCGATACCAATGAGTCTCACTTAAAGATAGAATCTATGATAACTAATATAACATCTAAAATAGATTCCGCAAGACAAGATATCGTATCTGCAACCAAGCCTGCCAAACTTACAAATGAGTTTACAATGAACCAAATATCGGAAATGAAAGCAAGGATAATTAATACGCATAAATTGTTGctaaatttcaatttcattaaGGAAGGTTACGCCAGATCTTGTATTCAGCTGAAAAAGACCATGGATTCCTTAAAGGATAGTGAAATTCATAGGGCACATTTATTAGTCGAAAACGATGATTTAAAGCAACAAGTCTTTGAACTTACTCAAAAACTCAATGAAAGACAACCCAAAGAAAtctaa
- the UPS3 gene encoding Ups3p, whose translation MKSFQKSYEFDYPWEKVTTANWMKYPNKISTHVIAVDVLRRELQEQGNVLLTERLITISQNAPRWMSILVGNTNLAYVREVSTIDRRNRSMTMRSCNMTFPHILKCYETVTYAPHPKNPSNMTIFKQDAKFISGIPTQIFSRKVENWGVKRFSDNAMKGKVGFDSILEMFNDIWSNGNE comes from the coding sequence ATGAAATCATTTCAGAAATCCTATGAATTCGATTACCCATGGGAAAAAGTGACCACGGCAAACTGGATGAAATATCCAAACAAGATCTCCACCCACGTCATCGCAGTTGACGTGCTTCGCAGAGAACTTCAAGAACAGGGCAATGTACTCCTAACGGAACGACTTATAACCATCAGTCAAAACGCCCCCCGCTGGATGTCCATTCTGGTGGGGAACACCAACCTAGCATACGTAAGAGAAGTGTCCACCATTGACCGACGAAACAGGTCAATGACTATGAGAAGTTGCAATATGACGTTTCCGCATATATTGAAGTGTTACGAAACAGTAACTTATGCGCCACATCCAAAAAATCCATCAAACATGACTATCTTCAAACAGGATGCAAAATTCATATCCGGCATCCCGACCCAGATTTTTAGCAGGAAGGTGGAAAATTGGGGGGTCAAAAGATTCAGTGATAATGCAATGAAGGGTAAGGTCGGGTTCGATAGCATTTTGGAAATGTTTAATGATATCTGGAGCAACGGTAACGAATAG
- the SND1 gene encoding Snd1p — protein MDTVGTDAAASPRVSVKSQDSLFLITYSNIQQPLVQTSLAARYPLLAKLNVLLYIDIPTIDYYNDEMTHNKLSRLNKRFKLHRLKGSISQSFSNTATAEENDRFWDELKDLVATRHSAENKFDLNVQISSSGSLRYVETIRFLIEKVYNSFKSLYAQQKLNLTFQINVSPTSSKWFSTFLNAELLRLNIIHWQNIGSFTKTIQNSKSLPFKEYYTKLNEKFTNSSHHAVSMQDQTVLDSIVIVTNSTGVKALLTLLSDHPLTSLISQESIKALHEYSDSLNDDKNDLAGTSLKRNSSSLLSFQNSVLTSNKDKSVRVRSLSINRKSNRAHMFKTNESITTIPTTTINNLISNGSNLRKQCSTTELQLQTHLHPHSRSQSYSSSNTSRSPSPFPYGKTPSNDNLVYDELNNQINQVQDRAKNQEISQYNDNNYDDFAEEEEEEEEQTYADDYDDDGDDDDDDNDDDDDDDDEGLSFYAPSILSRSGSSTDMLSAGADPKANSSKEIKGRFRSLSLMDPALKKPFNQKHTHNQQLDPTRADPPKRSCSSSHFTNVHVHDGDFDGADTISNKKNLSSATLIKRKSLMNRNLTPSISNGLIPPEFISRISTPSSSASSSNSSLNDMSTMSNAFSKLLNDTTKKQNFLNSPVPQHTSQASPLLLRSDSNSNLLFEKNLINKSFEELRRQPSINLFSTLMNGKMEKNGLALNFKSRTPTDALMGGNNKNLNNASHGLLNLEEEDQIMSGSANIKEREDDDDSTSSTIIPSHTDTDSYNNNDNDNDTGINFKNLNLNLYDDDENNDDVGYNVDPQKIKHSNSNTTVTKPVYKKAITLDLYGEDDMDNMGGWVLGGNAR, from the coding sequence ATGGATACGGTCGGAACTGACGCAGCCGCATCTCCTAGGGTGAGTGTCAAGTCTCAGGACTCACTGTTCCTCATCACGTACTCCAATATCCAGCAGCCGTTGGTGCAAACGTCGCTTGCTGCGCGATATCCATTGCTGGCTAAGCTGAACGTGCTGCTTTATATAGATATTCCCACCATCGATTACTACAACGATGAAATGACGCATAACAAGCTCTCCCGGCTGAACAAGCGGTTCAAGTTGCACCGCCTGAAGGGCTCTATCTCGCAGAGCTTCTCCAACACGGCCACGGCAGAGGAGAACGACAGGTTCTGGGACGAGTTGAAGGATCTGGTCGCCACTCGGCACTCGGCCGAGAACAAGTTCGACCTCAACGTGCAGATCTCGTCATCGGGGTCGCTGCGATACGTGGAGACGATCCGGTTCCTAATCGAAAAGGTGTACAACTCCTTCAAGAGCCTGTACGCGCAGCAGAAGTTGAACCTTACGTTTCAGATCAACGTGTCCCCTACCTCTTCCAAGTGGTTCTCCACCTTTTTGAACGCGGAACTGCTGAGGCTGAATATTATCCACTGGCAGAACATCGGGTCTTTCACCAAGACCATCCAGAATTCTAAGTCGCTGCCGTTCAAAGAGTACTACACTAAGTTGAACGAGAAATTCACCAACTCGAGCCACCATGCCGTGAGCATGCAGGACCAGACCGTTTTGGACTCCATCGTCATCGTGACAAACAGCACCGGTGTGAAAGCCCTGCTGACACTGCTCTCGGACCACCCGTTGACCAGTCTTATCTCCCAGGAGTCGATAAAGGCCCTGCACGAATACTCGGACTCTCTCAACGACGACAAGAACGACTTGGCCGGCACAAGcctaaaaagaaactccTCGTCTCTTCTGAGCTTCCAGAACTCTGTCCTGACTTCCAATAAAGACAAGTCTGTTAGGGTCAGGTCCCTGTCCATCAACCGGAAATCCAATAGAGCGCACATGTTCAAGACGAATGAGTCCATCACCACCATCCCGACAACAACCATCAACAATCTCATCAGCAACGGGTCCAACCTGCGTAAGCAATGTTCCACTACCGAGTTGCAGCTCCAAACACATTTACATCCGCATTCTCGTTCGCAGTCGTATTCGAGCTCGAACACGTCTAGATCTCCATCTCCCTTCCCCTACGGCAAAACCCCCTCAAACGACAATCTAGTATATGACGAACTTAATAACCAAATCAACCAAGTACAAGACCGTGCCaagaatcaagaaatttctcAATACAACGATAACAATTACGACGATTTCgcggaagaagaagaagaagaagaagagcaaacaTACGCAGATGATTATGACGACGACggcgatgatgatgatgatgataacgacgacgacgacgacgatgatgatgaaggcCTAAGCTTTTATGCTCCAAGCATTCTCTCACGCTCCGGTTCCAGCACAGATATGTTGTCCGCAGGGGCAGATCCCAAGGCGAACAGTTCAAAGGAAATTAAGGGCAGGTTCAGATCCTTAAGTTTAATGGACCCGGCCCTGAAAAAACCATTCAACCAGAAGCACACACACAACCAACAGCTCGATCCCACCAGAGCAGACCCCCCTAAGAGATCCTGTTCCTCGAGCCATTTCACCAACGTCCACGTGCACGACGGTGACTTTGATGGTGCCGATACTATTAGcaataaaaagaatttgtCATCCGCAACGCtcatcaaaagaaaatctctCATGAATAGAAACCTGACTCCTTCCATCAGCAACGGGCTGATACCACCGGAGTTCATTTCCAGGATATCTACACCTTCTTCTAGCGCAAGCAGCTCGAACTCGTCTTTGAACGACATGTCCACCATGTCGAACGCTTTTTCCAAGCTATTGAACGACACAACCAAGAAGCAGAACTTCTTGAATTCACCAGTCCCACAACACACGTCACAGGCATCCCCGCTGTTACTCAGAAGCGATTCAAACAGCAACTTGCTATTCGAAAAAAACCTGATCAACAAATCGTTTGAAGAACTGAGAAGACAACCGTCAATCAATCTTTTCAGTACCCTGATGAATGgtaaaatggaaaaaaatggcttAGCGCTAAACTTCAAATCTAGAACGCCCACCGACGCTTTGATGGGCggcaacaacaaaaatctCAACAACGCCAGCCATGGACTATTGAAtctggaagaagaagaccaaaTCATGTCTGGGTCCGCGAATATAAAGGAACGCgaagacgacgatgatTCGACAAGCAGCACAATCATACCGAGCCATACAGATACTGATAGCtacaacaataatgataacgACAATGATACAGGtataaatttcaagaatttaAATCTGAATCTttatgatgatgatgaaaataatgacGACGTAGGCTATAATGTAGATCCTCAAAAGATAAAGCActcaaattcaaacacTACAGTCACCAAACCCGTTTATAAAAAGGCCATTACATTGGACTTATACGGTGAAGACGATATGGATAACATGGGAGGATGGGTATTAGGTGGTAATGCTCGATAA
- the CCT6 gene encoding chaperonin-containing T-complex subunit CCT6 yields the protein MSLQLLNPKAESLRRDAALKVNVTSAEGLQSVLETNLGPKGTLKMLVDGAGNIKLTKDGKVLLTEMQIQSPTAVLIARAAAAQDEITGDGTTTVVCLVGELLRQAHRFIQEGVHPRIITDGFEIARKESMKFLDEFKISKADLPNDREFLLQVARSSLLTKVDADLSEVLTPIVTDAVLSVHDVEADNLDLHMVEIMQMQHLSPKDTTFVKGLVLDHGGRHPDMPSRVENAHILILNVSLEYEKTEINSGFFYSSADQRDKLAASERRFVDAKLKKIIDLKNEVCGMDPHKGFVIINQKGIDPMSLDVLAKHNILALRRAKRRNMERLQLVTGGEAQNSVEDLSPQILGFSGLVYQKTIGEEKFTYVTENTDPKSCTILIKGSTHYALAQTKDAVRDGLRAVANVLKDKNIIPGAGAFYIALARHLKSANMNKLGAKGKTKTGIEAFAEAMLVIPKTLVKNSGFDPLDVLAMVEDELDDAQDSDETRYVGVDLNIGDSCDPTIEGIWDSYRVLRNAITGATGIASNLLLCDELLRAGRSTLREGPQ from the coding sequence ATGTCGTTGCAATTGCTGAATCCCAAGGCCGAGTCGCTGAGAAGAGATGCCGCGTTGAAGGTGAACGTCACCTCTGCCGAGGGTCTGCAGTCCGTGTTGGAGACCAACCTGGGCCCAAAGGGTACGCTGAAGATGCTTGTAGACGGGGCGGGCAATATTAAGTTGACCAAGGACGGTAAAGTGCTGCTAACCGAAATGCAGATCCAATCGCCCACGGCCGTGCTGATCGCACGGGCCGCGGCCGCCCAGGACGAGATTACCGGTGATGGGACGACCACCGTGGTGTGTTTGGTGGGCGAGTTGCTCAGACAGGCGCACCGGTTCATCCAGGAGGGTGTTCACCCACGTATCATTACTGATGGGTTTGAGATCGCGCGGAAGGAGTCGATGAAGTTTCTAGATGAGTTCAAGATCAGCAAGGCGGATCTCCCCAACGACAGAGAGTTTTTGCTACAGGTGGCTCGTTCTTCGCTATTGACCAAGGTAGACGCGGATTTGAGTGAAGTGTTGACCCCGATTGTTACGGACGCCGTGCTTAGCGTTCACGACGTGGAGGCGGACAACCTGGACTTGCACATGGTGGAGATAATGCAGATGCAGCACTTGTCGCCCAAGGACACCACTTTTGTCAAAGGCCTGGTCCTCGACCACGGTGGTAGGCATCCGGACATGCCCAGCCGCGTGGAGAACGCGCacattttgattttaaacGTGTCATTAGAGTATGAGAAGACCGAGATCAACTCGGGCTTCTTCTACAGTTCCGCGGACCAGAGAGACAAGCTGGCCGCCAGCGAAAGAAGATTTGTGGACGCcaagttgaagaagatcatCGACTTGAAAAACGAGGTCTGCGGCATGGACCCGCACAAGGgcttcgtcatcattaaCCAGAAGGGTATCGACCCCATGTCGCTGGACGTCCTTGCCAAGCATAACATCCTGGCTTTGAGAAGAGCCAAGAGACGTAACATGGAAAGACTGCAATTGGTCACCGGCGGGGAAGCACAGAACTCCGTCGAGGATTTGTCGCCTCAGATCCTCGGGTTCTCCGGCCTGGTCTACCAAAAGACCATCGGTGAGGAGAAGTTCACATACGTCACGGAAAACACCGACCCTAAGTCTTGTACCATCTTGATCAAGGGTTCCACTCACTACGCTCTTGCTCAGACCAAAGACGCCGTGAGAGACGGGTTGAGAGCCGTGGCAAACGTCCTCAAGGACAAAAACATCATCCCCGGTGCCGGTGCATTCTACATCGCACTGGCAAGACACTTGAAGTCCGCTAACATGAACAAACTTGGCGCCAAGGGTAAGACAAAGACCGGTATCGAAGCCTTTGCGGAGGCCATGCTTGTGATCCCAAAGACGTTGGTGAAAAACTCCGGGTTCGACCCATTGGACGTCCTTGCCATGGTGGAGGACGAGTTGGACGACGCCCAGGACTCTGACGAAACAAGGTACGTTGGTGTAGACCTAAACATAGGTGACTCGTGCGACCCCACTATCGAAGGCATCTGGGACTCCTACCGTGTCCTAAGAAACGCAATCACGGGGGCCACAGGTATTGCAAGTAACCTACTATTATGTGATGAGTTGTTAAGGGCTGGTAGATCCACTTTGAGAGAAGGTCCTCAGTAA